In the Malus domestica chromosome 16, GDT2T_hap1 genome, one interval contains:
- the LOC114822283 gene encoding S-protein homolog 1-like yields MKGTILRQFIYSLLFLAFSICPSTSDIFPGKKHFVRVVNDLDAKRLDVHCYSADDVIDRTLSTKGEQLEFEFRSVVNTYWNCSMNSVVGHVEIEAYISEDPLIEECGGVHCIWNVREDGIYLYRIKHSDYVKKYDWIPKPLRVRSIKRNVRP; encoded by the coding sequence ATGAAAGGAACAATATTACGCCAGTTCATCTATTCTCTACTCTTTCTTGCCTTCTCCATTTGCCCTAGTACCTCGGATATATTCCCTGGGAAGAAGCACTTTGTGCGCGTTGTCAACGATCTCGATGCTAAACGACTGGACGTGCATTGTTATTCTGCAGACGATGTAATTGATCGCACTCTTTCTACCAAGGGAGAACAGCTTGAATTTGAATTTCGTTCTGTAGTTAACACCTATTGGAATTGTAGCATGAACTCCGTGGTTGGCCATGTCGAAATTGAAGCATATATTTCTGAGGATCCACTTATTGAAGAGTGTGGGGGAGTCCATTGCATATGGAATGTTAGAGAGGATGGAATATACTTGTACAGAATCAAGCATAGCGATTATGTCAAAAAGTACGACTGGATACCAAAGCCGTTGCGCGTCCGTTCTATAAAGAGAAATGTCAGGCCTTGA